One genomic segment of Hippoglossus hippoglossus isolate fHipHip1 chromosome 22, fHipHip1.pri, whole genome shotgun sequence includes these proteins:
- the rmnd1 gene encoding required for meiotic nuclear division protein 1 homolog gives MLLQKLWSRLGAQRPVGRKPFCICASASLSQSVQLQKYESQPRTPSGPGISRTFNILHQQQTHRRHVLPALAGFKHFNSALFIDPGMLNKCRSGQSRFYSPDLVKSMLKSSIKPVTVPGKRVPKGPRTKQPSRANQPSLKEDKDMMQCIAFATADQYHLPTLCHDLISHGFQEVDLPRDASNVLVISTDKAAKPEDNALMFFFREGSVVYWNVEEKTLKSVLRILERHEIQPYEVALVHWENEEINYTVSEGNTKLQRGNFILNDYIDQHEAVLEKFAFSNALCLSVKLAIWEVALDDFVESIQSIPETLKAGKRVKLSSAEVMQKIGELFALRHCINLRSDLLLTPDFYWDRENLEKLYEKTCMFLSINRRVNVVNEKLEHCSQLTDLMRSHLSEKHSLRLEWMIIILITIEVMFELAKMVF, from the exons ATGCTCCTCCAGAAGTTGTGGTCCAGACTGGGAGCACAGCGCCCTGTAGGGAGGAAACCCTTCTGCATCTGTGCCTCAGCCAGTCTCTCCCAGTCCGTCCAGCTTCAGAAGTATGAATCCCAACCCAGGACTCCCTCTGGCCCAGGGATCTCAAGGACCTTTAACATTCTTCACCAACAGCAGACACATAGGAGACACGTCCTGCCAGCTCTAGCtggatttaaacatttcaacagCGCTCTATTCATTGACCCTGGGATGCTTAACAAATGTAGAAGTGGACAGAGTCGTTTTTATTCACCGGACCTCGTGAAGTCGATGTTAAAGTCGAGTATTAAACCAGTGACGGTTCCTGGGAAAAGGGTTCCCAAAGGACCGAGAACAAAACAGCCCTCGAGAGCCAACCAGCCGTCTCTGAAGGAGGACAAG GACATGATGCAGTGTATCGCCTTTGCAACAGCAGACCAGTACCATCTGCCGACACTTTGCCATGACTTGATAAGCCACGGCTTCCAAGAGGTGGATTTACCAAGAG ATGCTTCAAATGTGCTGGTGATCAGCACAGACAAGGCTGCGAAACCAGAGGACAACGCTCTCATGTTCTTCTTCAG GGAAGGCTCAGTAGTTTACTGGAATGTTGAGGAGAAGACG TTGAAAAGTGTGTTGAGGATACTGGAACGCCATGAGATCCAGCCTTATGAAGTAGCATTAGTTCACTGGGAGAATGAAGAGATCAACTACACAGTTAGCGA aggaaacacaaagctTCAGCGCGGCAACTTCATCCTAAATGATTACATTGATCAACATGAGGCTGTTTTGGAGAaatttgcattttcaaatgcGTTATGCCTGTCAG tgAAGCTGGCCATATGGGAGGTGGCGTTAGACGACTTTGTGGAGTCAATTCAGTCGATTCCAGAG aCGCTGAAGGCTGGCAAAAGAGTGAAGTTGTCCTCTGCGGAGGTCATGCAGAAAATAGGAGAGCTGTTCGCTTTAAG ACACTGTATAAACCTGAGGTCCGACCTGCTCCTCACACCTGATTTCTACTGGGACAGAGAAAACCTGGAAAAACTCTACGAGAAGACCTGCATGTTCCTCAGCATCAACCGCAGGGTCAAC GTTGTGAATGAGAAGCTGGAACATTGCTCACAGTTGACAGACCTCATGAGGAGCCACCTGAGCGAGAAGCACAGCTTGAGGCTGGAGTGGAtgatcatcatcctcatcaccataGAG GTGATGTTTGAACTTGCAAAAATGGTCTTCTGA